In Variovorax paradoxus, a single genomic region encodes these proteins:
- a CDS encoding MGDG synthase family glycosyltransferase, protein MTKLLILSVSAGNGHVRAAQALAATAQTLAPPCTAVHIDAMAHVAGGFRKVYTDWYIQLVNRAPELWSYLHQRTDTTPHHAPSQRLRRGIERLSTGALVKEIRREQPDAVICTHFLPAELLMRERNRGRIDYPVWLQITDYDLHNMWLVPGMTGYLAATEEVAFRLRARGIPADRIHVTGIPVMPAFSEPDAPALARDACAAELGLDPSRPVLLMASGGAGVGDLPSMVERVLGLGGEGNFQVIAVAGRNVEAYGKLEALARRHPGRVVAIGFTNEMHKMMAASDLVVTKPGGLTVSECLALGKPMLLISPIPGQEEHNAGFLMEEGAAWLAYDAIGLDYKVARLMADTAKLANMAARSRALGKPRAARAVLQHVLSDRAA, encoded by the coding sequence ATGACCAAACTCCTGATCCTCAGCGTGAGCGCCGGCAACGGCCACGTGCGTGCAGCACAGGCGCTTGCCGCCACCGCCCAGACCCTCGCCCCGCCCTGCACGGCGGTCCACATCGATGCGATGGCCCACGTGGCCGGGGGCTTTCGCAAGGTCTACACCGACTGGTACATCCAGCTCGTGAACCGGGCGCCCGAGCTCTGGTCGTACCTGCACCAGCGCACCGACACCACGCCCCACCACGCGCCCTCGCAGCGCCTGCGCCGCGGCATCGAGCGGCTGAGCACCGGCGCGCTGGTGAAGGAAATCCGCCGCGAGCAACCCGACGCCGTCATCTGCACGCACTTTTTGCCTGCCGAGCTGCTGATGCGCGAGCGCAACCGGGGCCGCATCGACTACCCCGTGTGGCTCCAGATCACCGACTACGACCTGCACAACATGTGGCTGGTGCCGGGCATGACCGGCTACCTCGCTGCCACCGAGGAAGTGGCGTTCCGCCTGCGGGCGCGCGGCATTCCGGCGGACCGCATCCATGTCACCGGCATTCCCGTGATGCCGGCATTCTCCGAGCCCGATGCTCCGGCGCTCGCGCGCGACGCCTGCGCGGCGGAGCTGGGCCTCGATCCGTCGCGGCCGGTACTGTTGATGGCCTCGGGCGGCGCGGGCGTGGGCGACCTGCCGAGCATGGTCGAGCGCGTGCTCGGCCTCGGCGGGGAAGGCAACTTCCAGGTGATCGCCGTCGCGGGCCGCAACGTGGAGGCCTACGGCAAGCTCGAGGCGCTGGCCAGGCGCCACCCGGGCCGCGTGGTCGCCATCGGCTTCACCAACGAAATGCACAAGATGATGGCCGCGTCCGACCTCGTCGTCACCAAGCCGGGCGGGCTCACCGTGTCGGAGTGCCTGGCGCTGGGCAAGCCGATGCTGCTGATATCGCCCATTCCCGGGCAGGAAGAACACAACGCCGGCTTCCTCATGGAAGAAGGCGCCGCATGGCTGGCCTACGACGCCATCGGCCTCGACTACAAGGTCGCGCGCCTGATGGCCGACACCGCCAAGCTCGCGAACATGGCCGCCCGCAGCCGCGCGCTGGGCAAGCCGCGGGCGGCGCGCGCGGTGCTGCAGCACGTGCTGTCGGATCGCGCCGCATGA
- a CDS encoding dual specificity protein phosphatase family protein: MTIASDARPGHWADPLDELRVENLHRITPTLYRSAQPRRANMAALQSLGIRTVVSLRSFNDDKKVFAGSGVRLVRVPINTWSIDDAKVLRALLAIREAEKQGPVLIHCMHGADRTGVIAAVYRMAVQDWDKDSARHEMLRGGYGYHTLWRNIPRYIERLDPARMRHALAHAPVIPVVS, from the coding sequence ATGACGATCGCCTCCGACGCACGCCCCGGCCACTGGGCCGACCCGCTCGACGAGCTGCGCGTCGAGAACCTGCACCGCATCACGCCCACGCTGTACCGCAGCGCGCAGCCCCGTCGCGCCAACATGGCGGCGCTGCAGTCGCTGGGCATCCGCACCGTGGTGAGCCTGCGCTCGTTCAACGACGACAAGAAAGTGTTCGCCGGCTCCGGCGTGCGGCTGGTGCGGGTGCCGATCAACACCTGGTCCATCGACGACGCCAAGGTGCTGCGCGCGCTGCTCGCCATCCGCGAGGCGGAAAAGCAGGGCCCGGTGCTGATCCACTGCATGCACGGCGCCGACCGCACGGGCGTGATCGCGGCGGTGTACCGCATGGCCGTGCAGGACTGGGACAAGGACAGCGCCCGCCACGAAATGCTGCGCGGCGGCTACGGCTACCACACGCTGTGGCGCAACATCCCGCGCTACATCGAGCGCCTCGACCCCGCCCGGATGCGCCATGCGCTGGCGCATGCCCCCGTGATTCCCGTGGTGTCCTGA
- a CDS encoding nicotinate phosphoribosyltransferase: MNRNLTSSPLGNNLLLRTDSYKVSHWMQYPPGTQTVYSYIESRGGIFSHSLFFGLQAYLREYLQTPVTRDDVEEAALLMAAHGEPFNREGWLRLIEKHGGLMPVRIRAVPEGSVTPVHNVLATIENTDPEFFWVTSFLETELLRAIWYPTTVATLSAAARTTLLRYLEATCDDPQGQIAFRLHDFGARGVSSLESAALGGMAHLVNFMGTDTLAALVAARRYYDCDVAGFSIPAAEHSTITGWGREHEADAYGNMVEQFGKPGATFAVVSDSYDIFNACARIWGEELKAKVVASGATLVVRPDSGDPAETTLKVAQILADRFGTTTNAKGFRVLNNVRIIQGDGVNLDSLRLCLSNFFHNGFSTENISFGMGGGLLQQVNRDTMQWAMKCSAMQVNGEWRDVYKSPVGDVGKASKKGRLALVRNANGIESTVREETLAAGQADLLQTVFENGRIVESTTFDAVRARAAAGVNQFITSRAPL; the protein is encoded by the coding sequence ATGAACCGCAATCTCACCTCCTCGCCCCTGGGCAACAACCTGCTGCTGCGTACCGACTCCTACAAGGTGTCGCACTGGATGCAGTACCCGCCCGGCACGCAGACGGTGTACAGCTACATCGAGTCGCGCGGCGGCATCTTCAGCCACTCGCTGTTCTTCGGGCTGCAGGCTTACCTTCGCGAATACCTGCAGACGCCGGTGACGCGCGACGACGTGGAAGAGGCCGCCCTGCTCATGGCCGCGCACGGCGAGCCCTTCAACCGCGAAGGCTGGCTGCGCCTCATCGAGAAGCACGGCGGGTTGATGCCGGTGCGCATCCGCGCCGTGCCCGAGGGCAGCGTGACGCCGGTGCACAACGTGCTCGCGACCATCGAGAACACCGACCCCGAGTTCTTCTGGGTCACGAGCTTTCTCGAAACCGAGCTGCTGCGCGCCATCTGGTACCCCACCACGGTGGCCACGCTGTCGGCGGCCGCGCGCACCACGCTGCTGCGTTACCTGGAAGCGACCTGCGACGACCCGCAAGGGCAGATCGCCTTCAGGCTGCACGACTTCGGCGCGCGGGGCGTGTCGAGTCTCGAGTCAGCCGCGCTTGGCGGCATGGCCCACCTGGTGAATTTCATGGGCACCGACACGCTCGCCGCGCTGGTGGCGGCACGCCGGTACTACGACTGCGACGTGGCGGGCTTCTCGATTCCCGCCGCCGAGCACAGCACCATCACGGGCTGGGGCCGCGAGCACGAGGCGGATGCGTACGGGAACATGGTCGAGCAGTTCGGCAAGCCCGGCGCCACATTCGCGGTGGTGAGCGACAGCTACGACATCTTCAATGCCTGCGCGCGCATCTGGGGCGAGGAGCTGAAGGCGAAGGTGGTGGCCTCGGGCGCGACGCTGGTGGTGCGGCCGGACTCGGGCGACCCGGCTGAAACCACGCTGAAGGTGGCGCAGATCCTGGCCGACCGCTTCGGCACCACGACCAACGCCAAGGGCTTTCGGGTGCTGAACAACGTGCGCATCATCCAGGGCGACGGCGTGAATCTCGATTCGCTGCGGCTGTGCCTGTCGAACTTCTTCCACAACGGTTTTTCGACGGAGAACATTTCCTTCGGCATGGGCGGCGGTCTGCTGCAGCAGGTCAATCGCGACACGATGCAGTGGGCGATGAAGTGTTCGGCCATGCAGGTGAACGGCGAGTGGCGCGATGTCTACAAGTCGCCCGTGGGAGACGTGGGCAAGGCTTCGAAGAAGGGGCGTCTTGCATTGGTGCGCAATGCGAACGGCATCGAGAGCACCGTGCGTGAAGAGACACTGGCGGCGGGCCAGGCCGATCTGCTGCAGACGGTGTTCGAGAACGGGCGCATTGTGGAGAGCACGACTTTCGATGCTGTTCGCGCGCGTGCTGCCGCGGGGGTGAATCAGTTCATCACTTCGCGGGCGCCGCTGTAG